One Streptomyces sp. L2 genomic window carries:
- a CDS encoding acetoacetate decarboxylase family protein, with protein MARVRYGARTERERAATRTASARLPDIWSTGVVAVWETDPDAVAAVLPPPLKPTARPLARVNISKVDLPGYPLGAGSFAVAAAHGAVDGWYPLVMPMTHERALTGGREVFGEPKKLGEVTLDRDASGLRAALGRHGIDFVEVCGTVDGDLPLPEPSRKTDFYFKFLPAVDGSGFDGDPLLVHCVRHERTRRLRRVTGEVVLRESPYDPVADLPVLRLLDLTLGEKTSDQSGRVVERADARALLPYVHQRYDDPLQILDAPPEQASEAPSEGSH; from the coding sequence ATGGCACGCGTACGGTACGGCGCACGGACCGAGCGGGAGAGAGCCGCCACCCGCACCGCGAGCGCACGGCTCCCCGACATCTGGTCCACCGGTGTGGTGGCCGTCTGGGAGACCGACCCGGACGCGGTCGCAGCGGTGCTCCCACCCCCGCTCAAGCCCACCGCGCGCCCCCTCGCGCGCGTGAACATCAGCAAGGTCGACCTGCCCGGATACCCGCTGGGCGCGGGCTCCTTCGCGGTCGCCGCCGCCCACGGCGCGGTCGACGGCTGGTACCCGCTGGTCATGCCGATGACCCACGAGCGCGCCCTCACCGGTGGCCGCGAGGTCTTCGGCGAGCCCAAGAAACTGGGCGAGGTGACGCTCGACCGCGACGCGTCCGGCCTGCGCGCCGCGCTGGGCCGCCACGGCATCGACTTCGTGGAGGTGTGCGGCACCGTCGACGGCGACCTGCCCCTGCCGGAGCCGTCCCGCAAGACCGACTTCTACTTCAAGTTCCTGCCCGCCGTCGACGGGTCCGGCTTCGACGGCGACCCCTTGCTGGTGCACTGCGTCCGCCACGAGAGGACACGTCGGCTGCGACGGGTCACCGGCGAGGTCGTGCTGCGCGAGTCCCCCTACGACCCCGTGGCCGACCTCCCGGTGCTGCGCCTGCTGGACCTCACCCTCGGCGAGAAGACCAGCGACCAGAGCGGCCGGGTCGTCGAACGCGCCGACGCGCGTGCCCTGCTGCCGTACGTCCACCAGCGCTACGACGACCCTCTTCAGATCCTCGACGCGCCCCCGGAGCAGGCCTCCGAGGCACCGTCGGAAGGGAGTCACTGA